AAACGTGTGGAACATAAAATGTACACAAACTGCAGGAAACGAAATTGTAATGCGTTCCGCAAATTAAATACCAGTGCTGAATCATGTCTTATAATTGCTTCTACAgatgtttttttaatttatcaggTACTCACCTTGATTTCCATCAATCTGACCAGTGTCCAATCTTTCCACAGGATCTTTGTCTACCGCAGATTGCTTCTGAACCTCATCCGCTGTTGTTTCCAATGGCTCGATCTGAAATATAACCGACTGAAGCTGCATATCTTATATTCAACTTTGTATTATAATGTCCTCGCGTGTCAAGCTAAGGTACCTTCATTTCTAAACGATGATAAACCGGATTCTGTAGATTCTTTTGCAACGGGTAATCCCCATCTTTCCCGCTTTGATCACTGGTAGTCGACTCGTCCGTACCTTCCAACTGGGTTACTTTAGGTGTCAGCACGGTTTCAAGAATAGAATTATTCTGATGCTTaagtttctgtttcttttttggtGTGTCTTCCTTGGCAGTAGTTGCTTCCTCTTCAACAGCTTGCTCTAATTCCGCTAACCTCTTATACGACTCCTTAGCAAATATGTCTCCGCCGGAAAGTCCACGAATCTGTAGGGTCTCGGCCGCTTTCAGCAGAGCTGGCAAGTTCTTTTGTTCGATGTTCACTTCTcctttgtatataaatataagtaaggCTTCCAATTCACTGAAGTGTACATCTTGTAGTATTATAACCGGATGCTGACAGGGATTAGTCTGCAATCAAGAGAAGGCGTAAGGCTTTAAATGTATTGACCCTCACTGCACCGATTGGgattgaaaaatacaaacagTCCATAAAGTGTCTTGGACGAAATcataattctaaataattccCAGATCCCCCAACAACAAACATAACGTAATCTCGAGTCCCATTCTTTACACAGTGACAAAGAATTACGGTGATTCGAGCAGCTGTCAAAACGTCAACGCGCTCCTGAACGTGCGCCAGAAAGTAGAAACGACAAACCTGAAAAACTTTCTTGAAGAACGGACTACTAGCGGAGAGGATCACTTTGTGAGCAGTGAGACACTGTCCGTCACTGGCCAGTGTCACATCAACGAGGCCTTCCTCTTCCCACAAGCTCTCGAAGCTCGTCGCGATGTTGTTCAAAAAA
The window above is part of the Nomia melanderi isolate GNS246 chromosome 2, iyNomMela1, whole genome shotgun sequence genome. Proteins encoded here:
- the LOC116433541 gene encoding uncharacterized protein LOC116433541 isoform X1; protein product: MSSQICLKWNSFLNNIATSFESLWEEEGLVDVTLASDGQCLTAHKVILSASSPFFKKVFQTNPCQHPVIILQDVHFSELEALLIFIYKGEVNIEQKNLPALLKAAETLQIRGLSGGDIFAKESYKRLAELEQAVEEEATTAKEDTPKKKQKLKHQNNSILETVLTPKVTQLEGTDESTTSDQSGKDGDYPLQKNLQNPVYHRLEMKIEPLETTADEVQKQSAVDKDPVERLDTGQIDGNQGSSKPGVTVIAEAREAATPSPDPRTHATYPISLDGTPPWNPSKTIEDLHSPNHPCPESMPEHQEPANLLADREGRVLRSGFPGCTGTTGNSDFPDETVKGASVYPPFPCPFCDRAYTSWGFRRRHIKAVHTISPSLNCKWCLQVLPTHAAWRRHVILAHNLSARDAHNGLLILEEAHMVLQIARPTRLDTLVNIIKQNSQQNSNQENPQSDKD
- the LOC116433541 gene encoding uncharacterized protein LOC116433541 isoform X2, which produces MSSQICLKWNSFLNNIATSFESLWEEEGLVDVTLASDGQCLTAHKVILSASSPFFKKVFQTNPCQHPVIILQDVHFSELEALLIFIYKGEVNIEQKNLPALLKAAETLQIRGLSGGDIFAKESYKRLAELEQAVEEEATTAKEDTPKKKQKLKHQNNSILETVLTPKVTQLEGTDESTTSDQSGKDGDYPLQKNLQNPVYHRLEMKIEPLETTADEVQKQSAVDKDPVERLDTGQIDGNQGSGNSPAEDISGLSGLSGLTGFSDVKPLLYAYQQLPYADLLPSPEIISTWATSRPMDHLACDLMKILFTPEERILCNVNGKMGKQQFDSNKIHLIREVLLHFSGIAPNSVEWEETWKNCVTKIDTSNRGLKRYLFQRRSVYTQ